One Corynebacterium appendicis CIP 107643 DNA window includes the following coding sequences:
- a CDS encoding polyribonucleotide nucleotidyltransferase, whose protein sequence is MSKHQTHTPDNSVEFNVDEDYGITDAVAILDNGDFGERTVRFETGQLARQAGGSVTTYLDDETMLLATTTASNQPREGFDFFPLTVDVEERMYAAGKIPGSFFRREGRPSTEAILACRLIDRPLRPTFVKGLRNEVQVVITVMSWDPEEYYDVVAINGASAATQLSGLPVSGAVGGVRMALIADEDHPDGQWVAFPNHEQHEQAVFEMVVAGRIVEKKKGRKKVEDVAIMMVEAGAGANVVKLVEDGAPAPTEATVAEGLEAAKPFIKTLCEAQRGLAERTAKETEEFPLFPSYSEEIFDAVEKKASKKLSKLLTIPGKAERDDATNAYMEEIEADLLDSLPVEDDEDASKQIRAAYNAVMKQIVRNKILTEGFRIDGRGVTDIRDLGVEVELVPRAHGSALFERGETQILGVTTLDMLKMEQQLDSLHPETSKHYIHHYNFPPYSTGETGRVGSPKRREIGHGALAERALVPVIPSKEDFPYTIRQVSEALGSNGSTSMGSVCASTLSLYNAGVPLAAPVAGIAMGLVSGEVDGETKYVALTDILGAEDAFGDMDFKVAGTSEFITALQLDTKLDGIPSDVLANALNQAKDAREAILDTMAEIIEGPDEMSSLAPKITTVHVPVSKIGEVIGPKGKTINQITEDTGADISIEDDGTIYVAAATGEAADAAIEQINSIANPQQPKVGERYLGTVVKTVAFGAFVSLTPGRDGLIHISKLGGNKRIENVEDVVNVGDKIEVEIADIDNRGKISLVPVSEDEDDE, encoded by the coding sequence TTGAGCAAGCACCAGACGCACACCCCGGACAATTCCGTCGAATTCAATGTGGACGAGGACTACGGCATCACCGATGCAGTCGCCATTCTGGACAACGGCGATTTCGGCGAGCGCACCGTCCGGTTCGAGACCGGCCAGCTCGCCCGCCAGGCCGGCGGTTCGGTGACCACCTACCTCGACGACGAGACGATGCTGCTGGCCACCACCACCGCATCCAACCAGCCGCGTGAGGGCTTCGACTTCTTCCCGCTCACCGTCGACGTGGAAGAGCGCATGTACGCCGCGGGCAAGATCCCGGGCTCGTTCTTCCGCCGCGAGGGTCGCCCGTCTACCGAGGCGATCCTGGCGTGCCGCCTGATCGACCGCCCGCTGCGCCCGACCTTCGTCAAGGGCCTGCGCAACGAGGTCCAGGTCGTCATCACCGTGATGAGCTGGGATCCGGAGGAGTACTACGACGTCGTGGCCATCAACGGCGCGTCCGCCGCGACGCAGCTGTCCGGCCTGCCGGTCTCCGGCGCTGTCGGCGGCGTGCGCATGGCGCTCATCGCCGACGAGGACCACCCGGACGGCCAGTGGGTCGCGTTCCCGAACCACGAGCAGCACGAGCAGGCCGTCTTCGAAATGGTCGTCGCCGGCCGCATCGTGGAAAAGAAGAAGGGCCGCAAGAAGGTCGAAGACGTCGCGATCATGATGGTCGAGGCAGGCGCCGGCGCCAACGTGGTCAAGCTCGTCGAGGACGGCGCCCCGGCCCCGACTGAGGCCACCGTGGCAGAAGGCCTCGAAGCCGCCAAGCCATTCATCAAGACCCTGTGCGAGGCGCAGCGCGGTCTGGCTGAGCGCACCGCGAAGGAAACCGAGGAGTTCCCGCTCTTCCCGTCTTACAGCGAGGAGATCTTCGACGCCGTGGAGAAGAAGGCCTCCAAGAAGCTGTCCAAGCTGCTCACTATTCCGGGCAAGGCCGAGCGCGACGATGCCACCAACGCCTACATGGAGGAGATCGAGGCAGACCTGCTCGACTCGCTGCCGGTTGAGGACGACGAGGACGCATCCAAGCAGATCCGCGCCGCCTACAACGCGGTGATGAAGCAGATCGTGCGCAACAAGATCCTCACCGAGGGCTTCCGTATCGACGGCCGCGGGGTCACCGACATCCGCGACCTTGGTGTCGAGGTCGAACTGGTTCCGCGCGCCCACGGCTCCGCCCTGTTCGAGCGCGGCGAGACCCAGATCCTCGGTGTGACCACCCTGGACATGCTGAAGATGGAGCAGCAGCTGGATTCGCTCCACCCGGAGACGTCCAAGCATTACATCCACCACTACAATTTCCCGCCGTACTCCACCGGTGAGACCGGCCGCGTCGGCTCCCCGAAACGCCGCGAGATCGGCCACGGTGCGCTCGCCGAGCGCGCTCTCGTGCCGGTGATCCCGTCCAAGGAGGACTTCCCCTACACGATCCGCCAGGTCTCTGAGGCTCTCGGCTCGAACGGTTCGACCTCCATGGGCTCTGTTTGTGCGTCCACGCTGTCGCTGTACAACGCCGGTGTGCCGCTGGCGGCTCCGGTCGCCGGCATCGCCATGGGTCTCGTCTCCGGTGAGGTCGACGGCGAGACGAAGTACGTCGCGTTGACCGACATCCTGGGTGCCGAGGACGCCTTCGGCGACATGGACTTCAAGGTCGCCGGCACCTCCGAGTTCATCACCGCACTGCAGCTGGACACCAAGCTCGACGGCATCCCGTCTGACGTCCTGGCTAATGCACTCAACCAGGCGAAGGATGCCCGCGAGGCGATCCTGGACACGATGGCAGAGATCATCGAGGGCCCGGACGAGATGAGCTCGCTGGCGCCGAAGATCACCACCGTCCACGTCCCGGTCTCCAAGATCGGCGAGGTCATCGGCCCGAAGGGCAAGACCATCAACCAGATCACCGAGGACACCGGCGCAGACATCTCCATCGAGGACGACGGCACCATCTACGTTGCCGCCGCCACCGGCGAGGCTGCCGACGCCGCGATCGAGCAGATCAACTCGATCGCCAACCCGCAGCAGCCGAAGGTCGGGGAGCGCTATCTGGGCACCGTGGTCAAGACGGTCGCCTTCGGTGCATTCGTCTCGCTCACCCCGGGCCGCGACGGCCTGATCCACATCTCCAAGCTCGGCGGCAACAAGCGCATCGAGAATGTCGAAGACGTGGTCAACGTCGGCGACAAGATCGAGGTGGAGATCGCCGACATCGACAACCGCGGCAAGATCTCGCTCGTGCCGGTCAGCGAGGATGAGGACGACGAGTAA
- a CDS encoding nucleoside hydrolase — MTRKMILDLDTGIDDALALAYALGSEEVDLIGVTGTYGNVLVETGVRNTLAILELFGRTDIPVFAGPGHASAKDSFEVLEISEFIHGKNGVGEAELPTPQRVVETKSAVDFLVESVEQYGDELVIVPTGPSTTIAAAAKVSDTFADKAHIVMMGGALTVPGNVSPWAEANVNQDPEATDAIFRRLKDITMIGLDVTLQTLLTVDETAKWEALGTPGGDFLAAATNYYIDAYKTTAPHLGGCGLHDPLAVGVAIDPSLVDTIAINLKVDTEGETRGRTIGDETRLNEEEKTAKVAVGVDKQRFLAEFMRRLTDLAAEAR, encoded by the coding sequence ATGACCCGCAAAATGATTCTGGATCTGGACACCGGCATCGACGATGCCCTCGCACTCGCCTACGCCCTCGGCTCGGAAGAAGTCGACCTCATCGGCGTGACCGGCACTTACGGCAATGTGCTTGTTGAGACCGGCGTGCGCAACACCCTGGCCATTCTCGAGCTGTTCGGCCGCACCGACATTCCCGTCTTCGCGGGCCCGGGCCACGCCAGTGCGAAAGACTCCTTCGAGGTGCTGGAGATCTCTGAGTTCATTCACGGCAAGAACGGTGTCGGCGAGGCGGAGCTGCCGACACCGCAGCGCGTCGTGGAGACGAAATCGGCCGTCGACTTCCTCGTCGAGTCTGTCGAGCAGTACGGCGACGAGCTCGTCATCGTGCCCACCGGCCCGTCCACCACGATCGCCGCGGCCGCCAAAGTGAGCGACACCTTCGCGGACAAGGCCCACATCGTCATGATGGGCGGCGCGCTCACCGTCCCGGGCAATGTCTCCCCGTGGGCCGAGGCCAATGTCAACCAGGACCCGGAGGCCACCGACGCGATCTTCCGCCGCCTGAAGGACATCACCATGATCGGTCTGGATGTGACGCTGCAGACGCTGCTCACCGTCGACGAGACCGCGAAGTGGGAGGCACTCGGCACCCCGGGCGGCGATTTCCTCGCGGCAGCCACGAACTACTACATCGACGCCTATAAGACCACGGCGCCGCACCTCGGCGGCTGCGGCCTGCACGACCCGCTGGCCGTCGGCGTAGCCATCGACCCGAGCCTCGTCGACACCATCGCGATCAATCTCAAGGTGGACACGGAAGGTGAGACCCGTGGCCGCACCATCGGCGACGAGACCCGCCTCAACGAGGAGGAGAAGACGGCGAAGGTGGCAGTGGGCGTCGATAAGCAACGCTTCCTCGCAGAATTCATGCGGCGTTTGACCGACCTAGCGGCGGAAGCGAGGTAG
- a CDS encoding DHH family phosphoesterase encodes MGYLFAPGEGDFTAVAERLKAADAVHVVTHIRPDADAVGSASALALALRTLGVTVDVRIGQRAPWPENLATIPGVEDVILGDELPDDGLVVTTDCASLDRTGRLAPAIAAASERLIVIDHHASNPGFGGMNLVLPSESTTVIIRELMHYLGVELSPEIAYCLYAGLVTDTGSFRWGTPRMHRLAAELLDNGVEPRSAGMDLMDAVSAEDLKLMGEVMAGMTTLAAGNLTMSVLRIDDSHLSGMNQTAVESIIEYSRALTGSDIGVVFKEIHPGYWSVSLRSTVVNVAEVAAAHGGGGHIPAAGYSVAGPVDDGIAALRRTVEEMAATL; translated from the coding sequence ATGGGGTATCTCTTCGCCCCCGGCGAGGGCGATTTCACGGCGGTGGCGGAGCGCCTGAAGGCCGCCGATGCCGTGCACGTGGTCACGCACATCCGCCCCGACGCTGATGCGGTGGGGTCAGCCTCCGCGCTGGCGCTCGCTCTGCGAACCCTCGGGGTCACTGTCGACGTGCGGATCGGGCAGCGCGCCCCGTGGCCGGAGAACCTGGCCACCATTCCGGGGGTCGAGGATGTCATTCTCGGCGACGAGCTGCCGGACGACGGCCTCGTGGTCACCACGGACTGCGCCTCGCTCGACCGTACCGGGCGGCTCGCCCCGGCAATCGCGGCGGCGTCCGAGCGCCTGATCGTGATTGACCACCACGCATCCAACCCGGGCTTCGGCGGCATGAACCTCGTGCTGCCGTCCGAGTCGACGACGGTGATCATCCGCGAGCTCATGCACTACCTGGGTGTCGAGCTGAGCCCGGAGATCGCGTACTGCCTGTACGCGGGCCTGGTCACCGACACCGGCAGTTTCCGCTGGGGAACTCCGCGCATGCACCGTCTGGCCGCCGAGCTGCTCGACAACGGCGTGGAGCCGCGTTCAGCGGGCATGGACCTGATGGACGCGGTCTCCGCAGAGGACCTGAAACTCATGGGCGAGGTCATGGCGGGCATGACGACGCTCGCTGCCGGGAACCTGACCATGTCTGTCCTGCGCATCGACGACAGCCACCTGTCCGGCATGAACCAGACCGCCGTGGAGTCCATCATCGAGTACTCCCGCGCGCTGACGGGCAGCGATATCGGTGTGGTGTTCAAGGAGATCCACCCGGGCTACTGGTCGGTGTCGCTGCGCTCGACCGTGGTCAATGTCGCCGAGGTCGCCGCCGCGCACGGCGGCGGCGGACACATCCCCGCCGCCGGCTATTCGGTGGCGGGGCCGGTCGACGACGGGATCGCCGCGCTGCGCCGCACCGTCGAGGAAATGGCCGCGACACTGTGA
- the truB gene encoding tRNA pseudouridine(55) synthase TruB yields MNVGQTADPLSTSGVVVVDKPAGVTSHDVVARLRRFFGTRKVGHAGTLDPMATGVLVAGIERGTKLLAHLVADEKVYSTTIRLGAATSTDDAEGDALRESDASQVSDAEIMEQVRALTGDIMQVPSKVSAIKIGGKRAHELVREGKEVEIPPRPVTIVSFDVSGIRREGTFVDIDARVHCSSGTYIRSLARDMGDALGVGGHLTALRREASGPFTLEHARTLDELEDHVALSLTLDEALTTAWPVLEVTADEYAALAMGKWLEPRGLKGVHAAVGPDGRAVALVKEKGNRLSTTFVARPSTL; encoded by the coding sequence ATGAACGTGGGCCAAACTGCAGATCCGCTTTCCACCTCGGGCGTGGTTGTCGTCGATAAGCCTGCTGGCGTGACCAGCCATGATGTCGTGGCGAGGCTGCGGCGCTTCTTCGGAACCCGCAAGGTGGGGCACGCGGGCACGCTCGATCCGATGGCCACAGGCGTGCTCGTGGCCGGTATTGAGCGCGGCACAAAGCTGCTCGCGCACCTCGTCGCCGATGAGAAGGTCTATTCCACGACGATCCGCCTCGGCGCGGCGACGAGCACCGACGATGCGGAAGGCGACGCGCTCCGCGAATCGGACGCGTCGCAGGTGAGCGACGCCGAGATCATGGAGCAGGTCCGCGCGCTGACGGGCGACATCATGCAGGTGCCGTCGAAGGTGTCGGCGATCAAGATCGGCGGCAAGCGGGCGCACGAGCTCGTCCGCGAGGGCAAGGAGGTCGAGATTCCGCCGCGGCCCGTCACGATTGTCAGCTTCGACGTCTCCGGGATCCGCCGGGAGGGCACGTTCGTCGACATCGACGCGCGCGTGCACTGTTCGTCGGGCACCTACATCCGCTCGCTCGCGCGCGACATGGGCGACGCGCTCGGCGTCGGCGGGCACCTCACGGCGCTGCGCCGCGAGGCGTCCGGCCCGTTCACGCTCGAGCACGCGCGCACGCTCGATGAGCTCGAGGATCACGTCGCGCTTTCGCTCACCCTCGACGAGGCTCTCACTACCGCGTGGCCCGTGCTCGAGGTCACCGCCGACGAGTACGCCGCGCTCGCGATGGGCAAATGGCTCGAACCCCGCGGGCTGAAAGGCGTCCACGCCGCCGTCGGTCCGGACGGCAGGGCCGTCGCGCTCGTCAAAGAAAAGGGCAACCGCTTATCGACGACCTTCGTCGCCCGCCCCTCGACTTTGTAA
- a CDS encoding 4'-phosphopantetheinyl transferase family protein: protein MIVEKLFPAPARVVFLRTDANGDLTNYNHLHPEERVVVSRAVDNRKGEFGDARWCAHQALRELGVDSASAILKGEKGMPLWPEGYTGSLTHTDGLRIAVAAPTDALRSAGIDAEPAEPLPEGVLDQIARSPERHWVDLQKTAGNDWADRLLFCAKEATYKAWFPMTLRWLGFEDAEIELRPDGTFISYLLVRPTPVPFIEGRWMVRSGYVCAAAFVRAAQRRKGRLQSRGAGDEGRR, encoded by the coding sequence GTGATCGTCGAAAAGCTGTTTCCGGCTCCCGCCCGCGTGGTGTTCCTGCGGACCGACGCGAACGGGGACCTGACGAATTACAACCATCTCCACCCCGAAGAGCGCGTCGTGGTCAGCCGTGCAGTGGACAACCGCAAGGGCGAATTCGGCGACGCCCGCTGGTGCGCGCACCAGGCACTGCGGGAGCTCGGCGTGGATTCCGCCAGCGCGATCCTGAAGGGGGAGAAGGGCATGCCGCTGTGGCCGGAGGGCTACACCGGTTCGTTGACCCACACCGACGGGCTGCGCATCGCTGTCGCCGCGCCGACGGACGCGCTGCGGTCGGCGGGGATCGATGCCGAACCCGCCGAGCCGCTCCCGGAGGGCGTGCTCGACCAGATCGCACGGTCGCCGGAGCGCCACTGGGTCGACCTGCAGAAGACAGCGGGCAACGACTGGGCCGACCGCCTGCTGTTCTGCGCGAAGGAGGCCACCTACAAGGCCTGGTTCCCGATGACGCTGCGGTGGCTGGGCTTCGAAGACGCCGAGATCGAGCTCCGGCCCGACGGCACCTTCATCTCGTACCTTCTCGTCCGGCCGACGCCGGTTCCGTTCATCGAAGGCAGGTGGATGGTGCGCAGCGGGTATGTCTGCGCGGCCGCGTTCGTCCGGGCGGCGCAGCGCCGAAAGGGGCGGTTACAAAGTCGAGGGGCGGGCGACGAAGGTCGTCGATAA
- a CDS encoding MATE family efflux transporter, which translates to MTETDKTSQAPVDTTVTLRRVLALALPALGVLAANPLYLLLDTAVIGRLGAGELAALAAGATVQSTVTTQLTFLSYGTTARSSRFYGAGKTERAIAEGVQATWVAIGVGVLLASLVWIFAHPIALFLTNDPATAEMSVSWMRVAALAIPLTLIIMAGNGWLRGIQNTKLPFYLTLCGLIPGAVALPFLVAKYGLVGSAVANVIGMGLTAAGFLGALIHVHKGSWAPQGKVIARQLVLGRDLILRSLSFQVAFISAAAVAGRVSVAALAAHQVMLQLWNFLTLVLDSLAIAAQTLTGSALGTGRIDDARAVGEKATRLSLWFALSLAGIFAVGGPFIRRLFTTDEAVLDAMAVPWWLLIAMIAAGGVLFALDGVLLGAGDAAFLRTLTLVSVLLGFLPGIAIAYWAETGLAGIWCGLTAMVVLRLVGDVWRFYSMRWATIDAPED; encoded by the coding sequence GTGACGGAAACCGACAAGACTTCCCAGGCACCCGTCGACACCACGGTGACGCTGCGCCGCGTTTTGGCGCTGGCGCTGCCGGCACTCGGCGTGCTCGCGGCGAACCCGCTGTACCTGTTGTTGGACACCGCAGTCATCGGCCGCCTCGGCGCGGGCGAGCTGGCGGCGCTCGCGGCGGGCGCCACGGTGCAGTCGACGGTGACGACGCAGCTGACCTTCCTGTCCTACGGCACGACCGCCCGGTCGTCCCGCTTCTACGGAGCAGGAAAGACCGAACGCGCGATTGCGGAGGGCGTCCAGGCGACATGGGTCGCCATCGGCGTGGGTGTGCTGCTCGCATCGCTGGTGTGGATCTTCGCGCACCCGATCGCGCTCTTCCTCACCAACGACCCGGCGACGGCCGAGATGTCGGTGAGCTGGATGCGCGTGGCGGCATTGGCTATTCCGCTGACGCTGATCATCATGGCCGGAAACGGCTGGTTACGCGGGATCCAGAACACGAAGCTGCCGTTTTACCTCACCCTGTGCGGGCTCATCCCGGGCGCGGTGGCGCTGCCGTTCTTGGTGGCTAAATACGGCCTGGTGGGCTCGGCGGTGGCCAATGTCATCGGCATGGGGCTCACCGCTGCAGGCTTCCTCGGGGCGTTGATTCACGTGCATAAAGGATCGTGGGCGCCGCAGGGCAAGGTCATTGCGCGCCAGCTGGTGCTCGGCCGCGACCTGATCCTGCGCTCCCTGTCGTTCCAGGTGGCGTTCATCTCTGCGGCGGCGGTAGCGGGCCGGGTGAGTGTGGCGGCACTGGCGGCGCACCAGGTGATGCTGCAGCTGTGGAATTTCCTCACGCTCGTGCTCGACTCGTTGGCCATCGCAGCGCAGACGCTCACCGGCTCGGCGTTGGGCACGGGGCGTATCGACGACGCCCGCGCCGTCGGCGAGAAGGCCACCCGCCTGTCGCTGTGGTTCGCGCTCAGCCTGGCTGGCATCTTCGCTGTCGGCGGCCCGTTCATCCGCCGGCTGTTCACCACCGACGAGGCGGTGCTCGACGCGATGGCGGTGCCGTGGTGGCTGCTGATCGCCATGATCGCCGCCGGAGGCGTTCTGTTCGCGCTCGACGGCGTGCTGTTGGGCGCGGGCGACGCGGCCTTTCTGCGCACGCTCACACTCGTCTCGGTGCTGCTCGGCTTCCTGCCGGGAATCGCGATCGCGTACTGGGCGGAGACGGGGCTTGCAGGCATCTGGTGCGGCCTCACCGCCATGGTGGTGCTGCGCCTGGTGGGTGATGTGTGGCGCTTCTACTCGATGCGTTGGGCCACAATCGATGCGCCGGAGGACTAG
- a CDS encoding metallophosphoesterase family protein, protein MTSTTSTLWAVSDLHAAVKVNRPRVDDITPADPSDWLIVAGDVAERTELVVKVMATLVQRFDTVIWVPGNHELFARGTDRYRGREKYTDLVNRLRGLGVITPEDPYPVFGGVTVVPLFTLYDYSFRPPTTTVEEALAAAKKNEIMFTDEVAIAPFADIRAWCWDRLAYSTRRLSRIDGPTILINHWPLIQEPTDKMWWREAALWCGTRHTRGWATRYNARAVIYGHLHMPGVHTIDGVDHVEVSLGYPDEWKRRKNPPAWPYAVMEVER, encoded by the coding sequence ATGACTTCGACAACGTCGACACTGTGGGCCGTTTCGGACCTTCACGCAGCCGTGAAGGTCAACCGCCCGCGCGTCGACGACATCACCCCGGCGGACCCGTCCGACTGGCTGATCGTCGCGGGCGATGTCGCCGAGCGCACTGAGTTGGTGGTCAAAGTCATGGCCACGCTGGTGCAGCGATTCGACACCGTGATCTGGGTGCCCGGCAACCACGAGCTCTTCGCCCGCGGCACCGACCGGTACAGGGGCCGGGAGAAGTACACGGATTTGGTCAACCGGCTGCGCGGGCTCGGGGTGATCACGCCGGAGGACCCGTATCCGGTCTTCGGCGGCGTGACAGTCGTGCCGTTGTTCACGCTCTACGACTACTCGTTCCGGCCGCCCACCACCACGGTGGAGGAGGCGCTCGCCGCCGCGAAAAAGAACGAGATCATGTTCACCGACGAGGTGGCCATCGCCCCGTTCGCGGACATCCGCGCGTGGTGCTGGGACCGCCTGGCCTATTCGACGCGGCGGCTCTCGCGCATCGACGGGCCCACGATCCTCATCAACCATTGGCCCCTGATCCAGGAGCCGACGGACAAGATGTGGTGGCGCGAAGCCGCCCTGTGGTGCGGCACCCGGCACACCCGCGGCTGGGCGACGCGCTACAACGCTAGGGCAGTCATCTACGGGCACCTGCACATGCCCGGTGTGCACACCATCGACGGGGTGGACCACGTGGAAGTCTCGCTGGGGTATCCGGACGAGTGGAAGCGCAGGAAAAATCCACCGGCGTGGCCGTACGCGGTGATGGAGGTGGAGCGGTGA
- a CDS encoding bifunctional riboflavin kinase/FAD synthetase, with protein sequence MDILSGLGQVPADMRDPVVTIGVFDGVHRGHQKLIRRAVKLAHEAGVECVVMTFDPHPVTIFAPDHAPDTLLPLEERARLIEELDVDHLLVIDFTRELAGESPEDYFRGVIVDTLHASRVVVGENFTFGAGGLGTAQTMLALGEKYGVNVDVVSLLFDGTERICSTAIRDALRGGDVAQASEFLGREFSVTAEVERGAGRGGRELGYPTANQYASDTEAVPADGVYAGWFTVLPDGNPIEGDMEPGIRYRAAVSVGTNPTFGDHRRSIESFVLDRDADLYGRTARVEFIAKVRDMVKFDSVDELLENMARDVSRVREILS encoded by the coding sequence GTGGATATTTTGTCTGGGCTCGGCCAGGTTCCCGCCGACATGCGCGACCCCGTGGTGACCATCGGTGTCTTCGACGGCGTACACCGCGGCCACCAGAAACTCATCCGGCGCGCGGTGAAGCTCGCCCACGAGGCGGGCGTGGAGTGCGTCGTGATGACCTTCGACCCGCACCCGGTGACGATCTTCGCGCCGGATCACGCCCCCGACACGCTGCTGCCGCTGGAGGAGCGCGCCCGCCTCATCGAAGAACTCGATGTCGACCACCTGCTGGTCATCGACTTCACCAGAGAATTGGCGGGGGAGAGCCCGGAGGACTATTTCCGCGGCGTCATTGTGGACACACTCCACGCCTCCCGTGTCGTGGTGGGGGAGAACTTCACCTTCGGAGCCGGTGGCCTGGGCACGGCACAGACGATGCTGGCTCTCGGGGAGAAATACGGGGTCAATGTCGACGTTGTTTCACTGCTTTTCGACGGCACCGAGCGCATCTGCTCCACGGCCATCCGCGATGCCCTGCGCGGCGGGGACGTGGCGCAGGCCTCTGAATTCCTTGGCCGCGAATTCTCCGTGACCGCCGAGGTCGAGCGCGGCGCCGGGCGCGGCGGCCGCGAGCTCGGGTACCCGACCGCGAACCAGTACGCCTCCGACACCGAGGCCGTTCCCGCCGACGGAGTCTACGCCGGCTGGTTCACCGTGCTGCCGGACGGCAACCCGATCGAAGGTGACATGGAGCCCGGCATCCGTTACCGCGCGGCGGTCTCCGTGGGCACGAATCCCACCTTCGGTGATCACCGCCGCAGTATCGAGTCCTTCGTGCTCGACCGCGACGCCGACCTCTACGGCCGCACGGCGCGCGTGGAGTTCATCGCGAAGGTGCGCGACATGGTCAAATTCGACTCCGTCGACGAGCTGCTGGAGAACATGGCCCGCGACGTTTCCCGGGTGCGCGAGATCCTGTCCTAG
- the rbfA gene encoding 30S ribosome-binding factor RbfA, whose translation MADNTRAQRLAKRIQTIVASAIERQIKDRRLELVTVTDTRVTGDLHDATVYYTVRGADIDDEPDLDQAAEALHRARGQLRKIMGDELGVRFTPTLSFELDTVPEVSARMEELLARARARDEELAELKKNAKPAGEADPYKTRDE comes from the coding sequence GTGGCTGACAACACCCGCGCGCAGCGCTTGGCCAAGCGGATTCAGACAATCGTGGCCAGCGCAATCGAGCGCCAGATCAAGGACCGCCGTTTGGAACTGGTCACTGTCACGGATACCCGCGTCACCGGTGACCTGCACGATGCGACTGTGTACTACACGGTCCGCGGCGCAGATATCGACGACGAGCCCGACCTGGACCAGGCCGCCGAGGCGCTGCACCGCGCCCGCGGCCAGCTCCGCAAGATCATGGGCGACGAGCTGGGCGTCCGGTTCACTCCGACGCTGAGCTTTGAGCTGGATACCGTGCCGGAGGTGTCGGCACGCATGGAAGAGCTGCTCGCGCGCGCCCGCGCCCGCGACGAGGAGCTGGCGGAGCTGAAGAAGAACGCGAAGCCGGCAGGCGAGGCTGACCCGTACAAGACGAGGGACGAGTAG
- the rpsO gene encoding 30S ribosomal protein S15, whose protein sequence is MALSTEKKTEVLKEYGLHETDTGSPEAQVALLTERINNLTEHLKDHKHDHHSRRGLLLLVGRRRGLLKYLRENNVERYRELIARLGLRR, encoded by the coding sequence ATGGCTTTGTCCACTGAGAAGAAGACTGAGGTCCTCAAGGAGTACGGCCTGCACGAGACCGACACCGGCTCCCCGGAGGCTCAGGTCGCACTGCTCACCGAGCGCATCAACAACCTGACCGAGCACCTCAAGGACCACAAGCATGACCACCACTCCCGTCGTGGTCTGCTGCTTCTCGTCGGTCGCCGTCGCGGTCTGCTGAAGTACCTGCGCGAGAACAACGTTGAGCGCTACCGTGAGCTCATCGCCCGCCTGGGTCTGCGCCGCTAA